The DNA segment tcacatgtccatatcaaaataagtgataatatatcacatttatccgggagtcaagttcgtctctctgctgtacggaagtactgacctgttcacggacttgctcctgtgccctcatgcatatgaaaatcaagttcctcataaataagtgattctatcacatagggcttgttttcaaatcaaaataagtgagaatctcacatcatatacggtcaaacagatgataatcggtatactcaccggtaagatgaaccctcgtgcataccttgatacgggaatgtgtcgtgatgtggatgaacaccggtcggtaagtataaatcataccttaacgtatcccctcgccatgattacatctgataagttgggtttaagtggacaacaataccgataattgttataggatgcttatcttaatgttaactaactgaacaacaagagtgttttggcatgaccgtacactgatatgattctcttaccctcgaaactcgcaaaaagaatgtctgtatatatatttatttactgctttcagtctttacattttgaaaaattcaaaaaataccaaaaagattttatttctatttttattttcgatcgtacgatgttggatctcgagtcttcgttacctgaaacttgaacgaaaaccgaattgactaaatcttcataaacggtcgaaaattgcaagttttgaaagttagaaactaaaattgagaaatttactaaactttcaaactgtcggacggtgtttgattgtgacatggtcattcgtgtgtcatttgtttatattaactatattccaagcagttgttctcattacgcgtttagatttcttgcatgtgcagattctaaaggcaaagAGAACATAGTCgctgacaagcttcggaatgaagacacgacgtgaaggcgctcaaaagatgaagatgatcgagttgccgctgaccatcatcaacaccacaaggatctcaagcattaATGATCAAGTCTTTcgcgagcataactcaagggggagctcatgttaagggggagtttgttaacacacttcctacatgaaacggggagtttgttgatacactttctgctttcaagacgtgaagactttgaagatcctccgacattgaagacttggaAGGACGTCAGAGaattgaagacacgaagatcaagatgatcaagatcgagacaaagctacagccaagggggagtttgttggtgcacttatgtctgtactttgtctgtattcggtcacgatgtaaaacgatgtctctGTTGgtcctgtaagtttgaccaagtcaaccatcctcctggtttgacttggccaagcAGTTATAATATGTTTGTAAAttgtctgtgtcgaaggttgggtcatcgaaggattgtttctatccttcgatgagctcgaaagatatcccacgaaggatactgatggacctcgaaggatataccatccttcgaggtatatgtggatccttcgatggcagtatgatcgatagatgatgtttcgatcagtaaacctgatccttcgaccagatcatctgttatgggtataaatacccatgtagtgtgttcactTCATTTGAGAGACAAGCAGACAAGTGAGATAGAGagatagaacacacacacactgttagagagtttacaaaacatatttgtaaacattgagcttgtaaccgaacctttcatacgtattaatacaagtggtgttaatcggtgaatattgtgtgtcttgtgtttgtgcttgtttcatctcggtttgcactctagcttggattccgcacttgctagtgtgtttcacataacaaggttaaggtttgacctcatcctccgagggacctacagcCATATCAAACTCGAAAAATGACCTGAGATTAATATGTGTTTTGCTGACTTCGGGAGCTAATGCACGAGAAAAAAACTACTTACTCATTTATATACAAAACCgtaatatttgtttagaaatattattatatataataaaataattagttAACACATTAGTAGTCGAAATAGGAACGATGGTGTCTAAAACTCAGAAAAGTAAATAGAAGTGACATGCAAATAACAAAAAAGTTTAATACTTAGTTGGGAGGGAGATCAAACATTTTATATAAAAACTTAGCGAGACAAATaacaaaaatacatataaaaaagtTAACGATTAAGAAGATTTaaaaaagagtgaatttcaagttttgtcctttatctttaggccactttgcaagttttgtcctttatatttaaatttgacgagttttgtcctttatgcttgatttttaaggacaaaacgtgcttgattttttaaacataaaggacaaaacgtgtttgatttttaaacataaagggtaaaacgtgcttgatttttaaacataaaggacaaaactcgtcaaatttaaacataaaggacaaaacttgcaaagtggcctaaagataaaggtcaaaacttgaaattcttaaaaaaaattaaacaaatttGTATTGAAAGGCATTTACCGGTCGTCAGAAGAGAGGTTAGGGCGGTTGGGGTGGCGTTGATTGGTGGTGGGGGTAAGAGGAGATCCTTCTAACAAGCCATAAACAACCATCTTTGGGAAAACGAGGATTTGTCATCATTGCCATGTAAACTACGTGTGACGGCTTTAAATACTCGATTACAAATTTTTTAATTATAGCTTacgtatttattattttttaaattatgcATTTAACATCAACCCTTCGAAAAACAAGATATTAAATCCGATTTGTTTTCTATAATccaaaaagaaaatattaaaTCTGATTTGATTTCTATAATAAACAACTACCGATATATGTTGATGCTATCAGATTAAAATCATTTAGATTATAATattcttttatttaataatattttaatggttattgtatgttttttttagtAATTTAATCAAAGTTTAATAAATAGACGTTTAATAACATATTCGAAAATATTTAACCaattaatgtattttttttttaacggccaacaaaacattatatatataaaaggGGCTAACGGTTAATTAGCCCACCGAGAACATCCACACAAACAACAAAAAGAAATAGAGGAAACATCATATTCCTATACAAGAGATATAAAAAACTCTCCATTTCTCCCAGGTCAACGCACCGATCTTCGCCCGATTCTTTAACCATAAAAAAGACATAATCTTTATTTCTTCAACCAACCTATCCACATTTGCACTCTTACCATAGAAAGTTAAATCGTTCCGAGCCTTCCAAATACACCAAGTACCCGTTTGGGTGATCGTGTATACAGTCTTCTTCCACTTTCTAGATCCTCGCATTTCCGTGTGCATATTTAACACATCTTTCGCCCCAAAGAAGAACGTCAGAGCGATTTCGACACCATTGAAGCACATAATCCCAAACCTGATGCACTAGAGAACATAAAGCAAAAATGTGGTCTGTGGACTCTTCATACTAGTCGCAAAAAAACACAAGAAAGCGACTGAACCGAAATATTTCTTCCCACGAGCATATCCTTTGTCGGAAGCCTATCCAGAAATACCCTCCATGTGAGAAAGTTAACCTTTAATGGCGACCAACTATTCCATATATGGTGATCATTAGGGCCTTGGTTGCTACTAGTCTTTAAACTATTTCGCAAACTTCGTACTGAAAAAACGCCCGACTCCTCCAACGTCCAAGACCAACTGTCCGCTGAGTTCGAAAGCGATAAAGAGCTGAGCGAAACAGTTAACCTGTTGAGCTCTGAGATTTCATCAGCAGTTGATGGTACTCGCGTCCAGCAGAACTGAAAGGACATTGTACCACCAGTCTCTCTGATCCGGTTCGCAAGTTTCACGTTTTTCACCCGTTCAAGAGAAAATAAGGCTGGATATTTAGTGCTTAGGATCCCTTCAAAATGCCAAAATTCTTTCTAAAATGATACTTCTTCCCCATTGCCCACTGTAGCCATAAAGAAGCTTGATAAATTCACACCAAAATCTGCAAGGTCTTTTTCTACTCTCACGACTTGTTTCCATGGGCCCGGAATCGTTGGTTTTGCCGGAATGAATGCCAAAGATCTCGCATTTTTGTGTATGCTCCAAATAACCTTTCGCCGAGTATTGTCTTTTTCTATCTTAAAGCGCCACCACCATTTCGCTAACATGGCGATATTTGCCTTTTTTAATGACCCAATACCAATTCCGCCCAAATCCTTTGGCTCCGACACAATATCCCACGCAACCCAGCTAACCTTTTGATGACCCGTCTCCATACCCCATAAGAATTCCCTTCACATCCTTTCCAACTCCTTGATTACTTGGTTCGGTGCCCTATATAGCGAAAAGTAGTATGTAGGCAAGGAGTTTAATACGGACTTAATTAAAGTGACCCTCCCACCATAAGAAAGAGTATTTGCTTTCCAAATCGATAGACGACTTTTGAATGTGTCGATAACCGGTTTCCAATGCTTCACCAAATTCATGTTCGCACCCACTTGAAGGCCTAGGTGTTTAAACGGAAGAGATCCCACCCTACACCTTAGAATCATGGCCATATCCAATCTTTCTTCCTCCCCTAGCCCAATACCATACAAGCTACTTTTAGCCAGATTCACCTTCAACCCTAAAGCAAGAGAGAAACATCGCATAATTCTATTTAGATTCATCACATTCGTGTGTGACCATTCCCCAACAAAAATAGCATCATCTGCAAAGAAAAGGTGAGATAAAAGAGGACCGTGCCGGGTGCACTTGATCCCGTGATACAAGCCGATTGAGCATGCGCGTTTAATCACTTTAGATAACGCCTCCATAGCAATAATGAATAGAAAGGGGGACAAAGGGTCTCCTTGTCGAAGGCCTTTGTAACATTGAAATTCTTGAGTCGGTGACCCATTAACCAAAACGGAAGCCCGCGTCGTTGTAACTGTAGCTATCACCCAGCC comes from the Helianthus annuus cultivar XRQ/B chromosome 4, HanXRQr2.0-SUNRISE, whole genome shotgun sequence genome and includes:
- the LOC110933606 gene encoding uncharacterized protein LOC110933606; protein product: MEALSKVIKRACSIGLYHGIKCTRHGPLLSHLFFADDAIFVGEWSHTNVMNLNRIMRCFSLALGLKVNLAKSSLYGIGLGEEERLDMAMILRCRVGSLPFKHLGLQVGANMNLVKHWKPVIDTFKSRLSIWKANTLSYGGRVTLIKSVLNSLPTYYFSLYRAPNQVIKELERM